CCCCGAGGGAGCTCTGCTGCCAGGCCATGGTGGCTGGCCCTCTCTCATCTGCCCTGGCCGGGTACCTGCAGGTGGGGCCAGGAAGGCTCTAGGTTGGGTTCATCCTCTTCGGGGTCAAACTCAGGATTCTCGCTGGGTGGCAGCGTCCGAAAGATATTCACGGAGATCTAGGAGGAAGGGGGCGTCTCAGGAAGGGCCCTTCGCTGTGGCTAGCCAGGGGCGAGGAAAGTGCTAGGCTAGGAGTCTTCAAATGCTTCCCAGCggggtgaccctagacaagtccctGAACGGAagtccttgggcctcagtttcctcatctgtcaaatgcagGAACTGGACTCAATGGCTCCTCAGTTCTTTCAGCCTAAATCTGTAGTCAAGTGAGCCAGCAAGGGCGAGTGGTCTGACCCCATGTCCAGCCACTAAGGGCCTTGGGGGGAGAGCTGGGGGCCCCAGGTGTGCTCACCATGCGGATGATATCGGGGTACACTGGCTCAATGAGGACACCCCGGGTGCCCCTCACGCACTCCACCAGCTCGTTGAGGGCCGCTCGCTTCACCTCCTTCCCCTTCAGGTCGGCCACACAATCCAGGAAGTCAAAGAGGACCCCACACTGGGCCAGCTTCCGGCTCAGCAGGTCGTGCAGCTCCGAGGCTGGCACGTCTGAGGGAGAAACAAGGGCCAGCCTGAGCCCTGGAGGCTGGAGTCTAGTGGCATGGCCGGGGAGCCAGACAGATGCCCCCAATTCCTAGGCCCTGTCGTCTCCTCTCTGGGCCAGGCTCCCAGGGCCTCACCTGGCCTAGCCCCAGCCCCAGGAGGCCCACCTGCGCCCCAGCCCTGCTCCCTGATTCTCCTGGGGCCCCCCTGCCCAGACTGCGAGAGCCCCGCTTCTGCCTCTCTCTTATTTGCCTTCTCTGGAGTGGAGCAGGAGGGTAATGGGAGAAGCTGCTGCTCTTGCCCTCAGCCCAGCCCAGCCTGCTGAGGCCAGGAAGCTGGTGGCTGAGGCCAGGAGCACACAGCAGGTAAACAGTCTGAGCTGTCTCCTGGGAGGCTGGGCAGGAGAGCCGGGAACAGGGCCTTAGGGATCCCCGGCTAGGCACACACACGTCTCTCAGGGGCCCAGGGACTGCCCGAGTTCAGCAGGACTCACTCTGCCcccagcagcagcagaagcagctGAAGAACAGGCCTGGGGCTCCCACAAGCCGGTGCCCATCCTGGCCTGGGACACCCTACCCCAAGCGGGGCGTCCCACCGGTAACCCCGAGGCAGGACCAGCCCCCCACGGCCGTGGATGACAGGCAGAACAGAACATGCGTCAGCAAAGGCGGCCAGAGGGGCGGAAAGAGCTGCCCACACTGAGCCTGGGCAGGAAAAGGGCACAGAGAAGCTCCCTCCCGGCCCCCAGGGCCCACTCACCCTTGAGCAGAGGCAGGGGTGTGAGCTCCTGTTGGTTGCTCTGGTATCGGAACtgggaagaactgtgggaacgcCTGGGCCGGGCGCGCCGGAGGGACCTCCGAGAAAAGCCGTCTACTTTGTCAGGTGGGGGCACCGGAGACAGCCCCGGGGACGAAGGGCTGGTCGGGGTGCTCGCCGGGGGCAGCTTGGTGTCCATGGTGGCCACGGAGGGCAGCGGTATGAGGGAAGGCTGGCAAAGCCCCCTCCCCCAGATGCCCACTCTGCCAAGAAGATGCTGGGTAAAGTCCTGGCTAACAAGGAGCCCCAGGCTGACCCATCCTGGCCAGGGGAAGGA
This window of the Gracilinanus agilis isolate LMUSP501 unplaced genomic scaffold, AgileGrace unplaced_scaffold50635, whole genome shotgun sequence genome carries:
- the LOC123255723 gene encoding serine/threonine-protein phosphatase 2A 56 kDa regulatory subunit beta isoform is translated as MDTKLPPASTPTSPSSPGLSPVPPPDKVDGFSRRSLRRARPRRSHSSSQFRYQSNQQELTPLPLLKDVPASELHDLLSRKLAQCGVLFDFLDCVADLKGKEVKRAALNELVECVRGTRGVLIEPVYPDIIRMISVNIFRTLPPSENPEFDPEEDEPNLEPSWPHLQ